The following proteins come from a genomic window of Corynebacterium hansenii:
- a CDS encoding acetyl-CoA hydrolase/transferase family protein, whose amino-acid sequence MSERIAHAGLRGKVMTADEAAGFINPGDMIGFSGFTGAGYPKELPGALAKRITDAKERGEEFRVKVLTGASTAPELDAALAETGGIAWRMPYQSDPSMRKAINDGTSYYSDMHLSHSGPQTEQGFFGKLNVAVVEATRITESGSLVPTSSVGNNVSYLKAADKIIVEVNSWQSLGLEGMHDIWNAGLPPQRQIIPIVDSGQRIGTTAIEIDPSKVVAVIETNAADRNSPFKPLDDDSKAIAGHLIDFFENEVAQGRLPENLLPLQSGVGNIANAVLAGLLDSDFENLTSYTEVIQDGMVELLDKGTMSVASATSFALSPEAAERMNDKAEEYAKKIVLRPQDVSNNPEVIRRLGVISCNGLIEADIYGNVNSTHIMGTKIMNGIGGSGDFTRNAYISTFVSPSTAKGGDISAIVPMVSHHDHTEHDAMVIITEQGLADLRGLGPRQRARVVIDKCAHPDYKDALTEYVERAEKSGTSALHTPHDLQEALGWHRRFVETGTMKQ is encoded by the coding sequence ATGTCGGAACGCATCGCGCACGCTGGTTTGCGCGGCAAGGTCATGACCGCTGATGAGGCCGCCGGCTTCATCAACCCGGGCGACATGATCGGATTCTCCGGCTTCACCGGCGCGGGCTACCCGAAGGAGCTGCCGGGCGCGCTGGCCAAGCGGATCACCGACGCGAAGGAGCGTGGCGAGGAGTTCCGCGTGAAGGTGCTGACCGGCGCCTCCACCGCCCCCGAGCTCGACGCCGCCCTGGCCGAGACCGGCGGCATCGCCTGGCGCATGCCGTACCAGTCCGACCCGAGCATGCGGAAGGCCATCAACGACGGCACGTCCTACTACTCGGACATGCACCTGTCGCACTCGGGCCCGCAGACCGAGCAGGGCTTCTTCGGCAAGCTCAACGTCGCGGTGGTCGAGGCGACCCGCATCACCGAGTCGGGCTCCCTGGTCCCGACCTCGTCGGTCGGCAACAACGTGTCCTACCTGAAAGCCGCGGACAAGATCATCGTCGAGGTGAACTCCTGGCAGTCGCTGGGCCTCGAGGGCATGCACGACATCTGGAACGCGGGCCTGCCGCCGCAGCGCCAGATCATCCCGATCGTCGACTCGGGCCAGCGCATCGGCACCACCGCCATCGAGATCGACCCGAGCAAGGTCGTCGCCGTCATCGAGACCAACGCGGCCGACCGCAACTCGCCGTTCAAGCCGCTGGACGACGACTCCAAGGCCATCGCCGGCCACCTGATCGACTTCTTCGAGAACGAGGTCGCCCAGGGCCGTCTGCCGGAGAACCTCCTGCCGCTGCAGTCGGGCGTCGGCAACATCGCCAACGCCGTCCTCGCCGGCCTGCTGGACTCGGACTTCGAGAACCTGACCTCCTACACCGAGGTCATCCAGGACGGCATGGTCGAGCTGCTGGACAAGGGCACCATGTCCGTCGCGTCGGCCACCTCGTTCGCGCTGTCGCCGGAGGCCGCCGAGCGCATGAACGACAAGGCCGAGGAGTACGCCAAGAAGATCGTGCTGCGCCCGCAGGACGTCTCCAACAACCCGGAGGTCATCCGCCGTCTCGGCGTGATCTCCTGCAACGGCCTGATCGAGGCCGACATCTACGGCAACGTGAACTCGACCCACATCATGGGCACGAAGATCATGAACGGCATCGGCGGCTCGGGCGACTTCACCCGCAACGCCTACATCTCCACCTTCGTCTCGCCGTCGACGGCGAAGGGCGGCGACATCTCGGCGATCGTGCCGATGGTCTCGCACCACGACCACACCGAGCACGACGCGATGGTCATCATCACCGAGCAGGGCCTCGCGGACCTGCGCGGCCTGGGCCCGCGCCAGCGCGCCCGCGTGGTCATCGACAAGTGCGCCCACCCGGATTACAAGGACGCGCTCACCGAGTACGTCGAGCGCGCGGAGAAGAGCGGCACCTCCGCCCTGCACACCCCGCACGATCTCCAGGAGGCGCTGGGCTGGCACCGCCGCTTCGTCGAGACCGGCACCATGAAGCAGTAG